A DNA window from Carassius gibelio isolate Cgi1373 ecotype wild population from Czech Republic chromosome A8, carGib1.2-hapl.c, whole genome shotgun sequence contains the following coding sequences:
- the LOC128018670 gene encoding innate immunity activator protein, producing MDCKEEISDSDSGIILNSGPDSPTSPVKDLSTHTRAMRLKQKGLEDRLELCVLELKKLCIREAELTGKLPSDYPLLPDEKPPQVRRRIGTAFKLDEGFISQDGEESELHALEADLALQRQIYEAVRKLSLEEHISKPVRKSRLQQCKHEEKKLKELQDAILKQRINHGCLSPQTCYPSRQRDICVSDDSSLSDAVALDDDSDSAPFSAAVLGSSTDSGFQCLTLLPNKGPKQSSSSSSLDYDASPIQNSPWKESSLDQPYLKQKPSHSACSSRSSSPTSSPADTRMAELPPAPQFAFKSLPVRNNQPNSAPSTPELPLRRQFSQSFRLPRSKPELTKASLDLGRGRTKLPRRRVTDFALAYSVQRLYQCSSEDSSSELSISSYSSSSSRETTTEAPKPCPPPYGYHRTAPNKGLGQLNTHSTLKNNNNNPPHLVPRPNQVKTSNGTPLQVNIGRLQLGPNSQSDPVHTDKPQQVQATSPKRMLKPPPPYTKVARTMSLREYPNHPGRVLPREVISGELKTWHQKNNIAISKPRSLERQGSIRIKRPEPPPYYHIPFHKQVSQKVILQRASDGTPLQWYEEEDSEIVSQV from the exons ATGGATTGTAAGGAGGAGATCAGTGACTCTGATAGCGGGATCATTTTGAACTCTG GCCCAGACAGTCCCACGTCTCCAGTAAAGGACCTGAGCACTCACACACGTGCCATGAGGCTGAAGCAGAAGGGCCTTGAGGACAGACTAGAGCTTTGTGTCCTGGAGCTAAAGAAACTCTGCATTAGAGAGGCT GAGCTGACTGGAAAGCTGCCCTCCGATTACCCTCTCCTGCCCGACGAGAAGCCTCCTCAGGTCCGCCGACGCATCGGAACTGCTTTCAAACTGGATGAGGGTTTTATTTCACAAGATGGCGAG GAGTCTGAGCTGCACGCGCTCGAGGCTGATCTTGCTCTGCAGCGGCAGATTTATGAGGCAGTCCGAAAGCTCTCCCTCGAGGAGCACATCAGCAAACCGGTGAGGAAAAGCCGACTGCAGCAGTGTAAACATGAAGAGAAGAAGCTGAAGGAACTGCAGGATGCGATACTGAAACAGCGCATCAACCACGGCTGTCTCTCTCCACAGACCTGCTATCCTTCCAGACAGAGAG ATATTTGTGTGTCTGATGACAGCTCGCTGTCAGACGCTGTTGCATTGGATGATG ACTCAGACTCTGCTCCCTTTTCTGCGGCCGTTCTGGGGTCTTCCACAGACAGTGGGTTCCAGTGTCTGACTCTCTTGCCCAATAAAGGCCCGAAGCAGTCGAGCTCCAGTTCCAGTCTGGACTATGATGCCTCTCCAATCCAGAACTCTCCATGGAAGGAATCCAGCTTGGACCAGCCCTACCTGAAACAAAAACCTTCTCACTCTGCCTGCAGCAGCCGCTCAAG CAGTCCAACAAGCTCACCAGCAGACACAAGAATGGCAGAACTTCCTCCAGCGCCCCAGTTTGCATTTAAGAGTCTGCCAGTTCGAAACAATCAACCGAACAGCGCCCCCTCCACCCCTGAGCTGCCACTGCGCCGACAGTTCTCACAGTCCTTCAG GCTTCCCAGAAGCAAACCAGAATTGACCAAGGCCAGCTTAGACCTGGGACGGGGCCGGACCAAGTTGCCGCGTCGACGAGTGACCGATTTTGCACTGGCTTACTCAGTTCAGCGTTTATATCAGTGCAGCTCTGAAGACAGCAGCTCTGAGCTTTCCATTTCTTCATATAGCAGTTCCTCCAGCCGAGAGACGACCACCGAGGCACCCAAACCCTGTCCGCCTCCATACGGCTACCACCGCACCGCTCCAAATAAAGGACTGGGCCAGCTCAACACCCACAGTacactgaaaaacaacaacaacaacccacCTCACCTTGTGCCCAGACCCAATCAAGTGAAAACTAGCAATGGGACACCACTTCAGGTGAACATAGGGAGGCTGCAACTTGGACCAAATTCACAATCTGATCCTGTACATACTGATAAACCCCAACAAGTTCAGGCTACTTCACCCAAACGAATGCTCAAGCCTCCCCCACCGTACACAAAGGTGGCCCGCACGATGTCGCTAAGAGAGTATCCCAACCACCCTGGCCGTGTGCTTCCTCGAGAAGTGATATCAGGGGAGCTTAAAACCTGGCACCAGAAAAACAATATAGCCATATCCAAACCCCGCTCACTTGAACGGCAAGGATCGATTAGAATCAAGCGCCCAGAGCCACCACCCTATTACCATATCCCCTTTCATAAACAG GTTTCTCAGAAAGTGATCCTACAAAGGGCTTCCGATGGAACGCCGCTGCAGTGGTATGAAGAGGAAGACTCTGAGATTGTGAGTCAGGTGTAA
- the LOC128018674 gene encoding protein FAM107B → MLDLNTTQKQSTVCVEHPGFRHNGKDNIVCHPPESQQSTDSGDEFIQLRKLNGSPSESPSYQNLHKELLLCHKRGLLLEEKPELQRVLQQRRLDLHREQELALRPPSDLEQELRKRQQKLQEYEIEEQSRIEDEKNVPEFVRVKENLRRIQLTE, encoded by the exons ATGCTGGACCTGAACACAACACAAAAGCAATCAACTGTGTGCGTGGAG CACCCAGGATTCAGACATAATGGAAAAG ATAATATTGTGTGTCATCCTCCTGAGTCCCAGCAAAGCACAGACAGTGGAGACGAGTTCATTCAGCTCAGGAAACTGAATGGCTCACCCAGTGAGAGTCCCAGTTACCAGAATCTCCACAAAGAACTTTTGCTCTGCCACAAGAG aggCCTGTTGTTGGAGGAGAAACCAGAATTGCAGCGTGTGTTACAGCAAAGGAGGCTTGACCTGCACAGAGAGCAGGAACTTGCCCTCCGACCTCCCTCTGACCTGGAACAAGAGCTCCGTAAGAGACAGCAGAAACTGCAGGAG TATGAGATTGAGGAACAGAGCCGTATAGAGGATGAGAAAAACGTTCCAGAATTTGTACGAGTGAAAGAGAATCTGCGTCGCATACAGTTGACCGAATAA
- the LOC128018673 gene encoding 60S ribosomal protein L10a, with the protein MSKVSRDTLYEAVREVQAGSRLKKRKFLETVELQISLKNYDPQKDKRFSGTVRLKTTPRPKFSVCILGDQQHCDEAKAAELPHMDIEALKKLNKNKKLVKKLAKKYDAFLASESLIKQIPRILGPGLNKAGKFPSLLTHNENLATKVDEVKSTIKFQMKKVLCLAVAVGHVRMTEEELVYNIHLAVNFLVSLLKKNWQNVRALYIKSTMGKPQRLY; encoded by the exons ATGAG CAAGGTCTCAAGAGACACTTTGTACGAGGCTGTTCGGGAGGTCCAGGCTGGGTCCCGTCTTAAGAAGAGAAA GTTTCTTGAGACTGTGGAACTGCAGATCAGCTTGAAGAACTACGATCCCCAGAAGGACAAGCGTTTCTCAGGCACTGTCAG GCTGAAGACCACCCCACGTCCCAAGTTCTCCGTGTGCATCCTTGGTGACCAGCAGCATTGTGATGAAGCCAAGGCCGCTGAGCTTCCACACATGGACATCGAGGCTCTTAAAAAGCTCAACAAGAACAAGAAACTGGTTAAGAAGCTGG CAAAGAAGTACGACGCTTTCCTGGCTTCTGAGTCTCTGATCAAGCAGATTCCTCGTATCTTGGGACCTGGCCTCAACAAGGCAGGAAAGTTCCCCTCTCTGCTCACCCATAACGAGAACCTGGCCACCAAGGTGGATGAAGTGAAATCCACCATCAAATTCCAGATGAAGAAG GTTCTCTGTCTGGCTGTGGCTGTTGGTCATGTCAGGATGACTGAGGAAGAGCTGGTCTACAACATCCACCTGGCTGTCAACTTCCTGGTGTCTCTGCTGAAGAAGAACTGGCAGAATGTCAGAGCACTCTACATCAAGAGCACCATGGGAAAGCCACAGCGCCTCTATTAG
- the LOC128018669 gene encoding endosome/lysosome-associated apoptosis and autophagy regulator 1 isoform X1: MFLNHVLFTVAIFLLHFLLTKATELPSCKESDYHFEYTDCDVLGSRWRVAIPNKPETCTGLPDPVKGTHCTFSCNDGEFLDMRTQECQKCVAGTYSLGTGVAFDEWDTLPTGFISHGITINFGYTHTNCSNSTWIPKGDYIASNTDECTSTLSYAVSLKKPGSVSFQYFYPDNRMFFEFYVQNDQCQSTESQRRWMKISESDWDYHYVQLSSGNNVLYWRTTGFSLASNTAKPVLLKNIAISGVSYTSECFHCKPGTYSDKPGAARCIPCSANSYSNKGATACQPCEADKYSGIGSGSCLQRLPCTTTDYFYTHTPCDSSGQTQLMYKWIEPKICSESVEGAVQLPVSGEMMACPPCNPGFFSSNTSTCEPCPHGFYSNGTECSECPAGTEPVVGFEYKWWNKMPSNMRSSVFSSEYSSTERMTGWEVAGEYIYTTPSNQDSDYMMLTLTVPGYSLPHSLSEDNERVQLSRITFVFETKCTADCKLYFLAGKNEWSNIVESWSGTMGKQSYSYLIKSNNTVSFTWAFQRTGIFSMKNEYSSDYAKIYSVHLTNVIGGVASECHQCALAAVDSDSGCVPCPQGHYMLNGTGVCESCPSNTIIRPEQPIGKQACIPCGPNTYSNKGRSACMSDCTLALHHKGEMLNYDFSPLANVTGFQGIPRFTSKGLQYFQHFSVALCGTENRALASCLENVTESKRDVKGYICQSTVVPSEVRGQSVVSSQPFSIGDSLIGVTTDFKFDDISSLDGNFPVESELPDVIFYYRSRETTQACKNGRSASIRLRCDPTVTLKNHVSLPSNCSEGTCDGCSFHFLWRSEHACPLCSERNIKEIVSACIQGIQRTTYVWQQPLRCTGGVSLPPQKISACVTLDFWLKFGVSVGTVAAILLITISCYFWKRTRKLQYKYSKLMMTAGDKECELPAADSCAIMEGEDAEDDLIYLSKKSFFTKIKSFSRERTSDGFDSVPLKSSAAMEMEMN; this comes from the exons atgtttttaaaccatGTGCTTTTCACTGTTGCCATTTTTTTGCTTCACTTTCTTTTAACTAAGGCAACGGAATTACCCAGCTGCAAAGAG TCTGATTACCATTTTGAGTACACAGACTGTGATGTTTTGGGCTCTCGATGGAGAGTGGCGATACCCAACAAGCCTGAGACCTGCACTGGTTTACCTGATCCAGTCAAAGGCACCCATTGCA CGTTTAGCTGTAATGATGGCGAATTTCTGGACATGAGGACTCAAGAGTGTCAGAAGTGCGTCGCAGGGACCTATTCTCTTGGGACGGGTGTTGCTTTTGACGAGTGGGACACTTTGCCCACTGGCTTTATAAGCCATGGCATTACTATTAACTTTGGATACACTCACACAAATTGCTCCAA CTCAACATGGATCCCGAAAGGTGATTATATTGCCTCTAACACAGATGAGTGCACTTCAACCCTTTCCTATGCTGTGAGTCTAAAGAAGCCTGGATCTGTGTCCTTCCAGTACTTCTATCCTGACAACCGCATGttttttgagttttat GTTCAGAATGACCAGTGTCAGTCTACAGAATCTCAACGTCGTTGGATGAAAATATCAGAAAGTGACTGGGATTATCATTAT GTACAGCTGAGTAGTGGTAACAATGTCTTGTACTGGAGAACAACAGGTTTCTCTCTGGCTTCCAACACTGCCAAACCAGTTCTACTGAAGAACATTGCCATCTCAG GTGTCTCGTATACATCTGAATGCTTTCACTGTAAGCCTGGTACCTATAGTGATAAACCAGGGGCTGCCCGCTGTATCCCATGCTCTGCTAATTCGTACTCTAATAAGGGAGCCACTGCGTGCCAACCTTGTGAAGCAGACAAATATTCAG GAATTGGATCTGGAAGCTGTCTACAGCGACTGCCCTGCACAACAACGGATTACTTCTATACTCACACACCATGTGACTCCAGTGGTCAG aCGCAACTGATGTATAAGTGGATCGAGCCAAAAATCTGCAGTGAGTCTGTGGAGGGGGCAGTGCAGCTTCCGGTCTCAGGGGAGATGATGGCCTGCCCTCCATGCAATCCAGGATTCTTCTCCagcaacacctccacctgtgAACCCTGCCCACATGGCTTCTATTCCAATGGGACAG AATGTTCAGAGTGTCCTGCTGGAACAGAACCAGTCGTGGGTTTTGAATATAAATGGTGGAACAAAATGCCCAGCAATATGAGGAGCTCAGTCTTCAGTTCAGAATACAGCAGCACTGAAAGGATGACAG GCTGGGAGGTTGCGGGTGAGTACATCTACACCACACCAAGCAATCAGGACTCTGACTACATGATGCTGACGCTCACAGTACCTGGATACAG CCTGCCTCATTCCCTGAGTGAAGACAATGAGAGAGTTCAGCTTTCCAGAATAACATTTGTGTTTGAAACAAAGTGTACAGCCGATTGTAAACTGTATTTCCTGGCA GGGAAAAATGAATGGAGTAATATTGTGGAGAGTTGGTCTGGTACTATGGGGAAGCAATCCTACTCTTATCTTATTAAAAGCAACAACACTGTTAGTTTCACCTGGGCTTTTCAGCGCACTGGGATCTTCAGCATG aaaaatgaatacaGCTCTGACTATGCTAAGATCTACTCTGTTCACCTCACTAATGTGATTGGGGGTGTGGCTTCAGAGTGTCATCAGTGTGCTCTGGCTGCAGTCGACTCTGACTCAGGCTGCGTGCCCTGCCCTCAAGGGCACTACATGCTGAATGGCACTGGAGTGTGTGAAAGCTGTCCCTCAAATACCATCATCAGGCCCGAGCAGCCAATCGGAAAGCAAGCCTGCATACCTTGCGGACCCAATACCTACAGTAATAAA GGCCGTTCTGCATGCATGAGTGACTGTACATTAGCACTGCATCATAAAGGAGAAATGCTGAATTATGATTTCTCTCCGCTGGCAAATGTCACAGGCTTCCAGGGCATCCCACGCTTCACCAGTAAAGGGCTGCAGTATTTCCAGCATTTCAGTGTGGCGCTGTGTGGGACAGAA AACAGGGCTCTTGCATCCTGTTTGGAAAATGTGACTGAAAGCAAGAGGGATGTAAAAGGCTACATCTGTCAGTCTACTGTAGTGCCTTCTGAAGTCAGGGGTCAGAGTGTTGTGTCCTCCCAGCCCTTCAGTATTGGAGATAGTTTAATCG GAGTGACTACTGACTTTAAATTTGATGACATCTCATCATTGGATGGCAACTTTCCTGTTGAATCAGAGTTGCCTGATGTCATATTCTACTACAG ATCTAGAGAAACTACACAAGCATGTAAAAATGGAAGATCTGCCTCCATTAGGCTCCGATGTGATCCCACTGTAACACTGAAGAACCACGTTTCGCTTCCAAG TAACTGCTCTGAGGGCACCTGTGATGGCTGCTCCTTCCATTTCCTGTGGCGCTCCGAGCATGCCTGTCCTCTCTGCTCTGAGAGGAACATTAAGGAGATAGTGAGCGCTTGTATCCAAGGAATTCAG AGGACTACTTATGTGTGGCAGCAACCTCTGAGGTGTACAGGTGGGGTGTCACTGCCTCCTCAAAAGATCAGTGCCTGTGTGACACTAGACTTCTGGCTGAAGTTTGGTGTCTCTGTCGGAACTGTTGCCGCAATATTGCTCATTACCATCAGCTGCTACTTCTGGAAAAGGACACGCAA GCTGCAGTATAAGTACTCAAAGCTAATGATGACTGCAGGAGATAAGGAGTGTGAACTTCCAGCTGCAGATAGCTGTGCCATCATGGAAGGAGAAGATGCAGAGGATGACCTCATCTACCTCTCCAAGAAGTCTTTCTTCACTAAGATCAAGTCATTTTCCAGGGAG AGAACGTCAGATGGCTTTGATTCTGTTCCCCTAAAATCATCAGCTGCAATGGAGATGGAGATGAACTAG
- the si:ch211-163l21.11 gene encoding inositol 1,4,5-triphosphate receptor associated 2, whose product MAGEEKLVVTNNQTETSENDSEEGSRHEDQIALEESSVRVRLGPNSVDMTEEELEAAFSHLSLAFCCDQYTLCQRLEMEEHARDNAEDNLKLEVERGMEVLETLKGMCLDIKRARLLQHLELSLNIIGGTIGRISKTAEVLGAVHQEAKVSRAVELMVAHVENLKRRHVRNSVELDEMKKQMEKSSREHNVCEQREETDTIEKLEKDLQKPQLRRRISTNIIAKQIQRQKVKEAEAILSSVTSEISEEIKSTTKKPDHTDNCQLNRGQVPQDDSPSQTVTADATEETSSTQIHPNQTLRLELDPAFVKKNTSSLPVLAHQKRRRKASLERSHAWLKRSEHYLRDCNRCVSSLQRPLMQWMYRCRWIILAIYLTVLCSIIILAILVWLMQTPILWM is encoded by the exons ATG GCCGGTGAAGAAAAGCTAGTCGTGACCAACAATCAGACTGAGACCAGTGAGAATGACTCTGAGGAGG GGTCTAGACACGAAGACCAAATTGCTTTAGAAGAGTCGTCTGTTAGGGTGAGGCTGGGTCCTAACAG TGTTGACATGACAGAGGAGGAACTGGAG GCTGCTTTCTCTCACCTGTCTCTGGCCTTTTGCTGTGACCAGTACACGCTTTGTCAGAGACTGGAGATGGAGGAACACGCTCGGGACAATGCTGAGGACAACCTCAAACTAGAAGTGGAAAGAGGCATGGAAGTGCTTGAG ACACTCAAGGGAATGTGTTTAGATATCAAACGTGCCAGGCTTCTCCAGCATCTTGAGCTGTCTCTTAACATTATCGGGGGCACCATCGGAAGAATCTCCAAGACAGCTGAGGTTCTTGGGGCTGTGCATCAG GAGGCTAAAGTGAGCCGTGCAGTGGAGCTCATGGTGGCTCATGTGGAGAACCTGAAGCGCCGTCATGTGAGGAACAGTGTTGAACTGGACGAGATGAAGAAACAGATGGAGAAAAGCAGCAGAGAGCACAATGTCTGCGAGCAGAGGG AGGAAACTGACACTATTGAAAAGCTGGAAAAAGACCTACAGAAG CCACAATTACGGCGTAGAATCAGTACAAACATCATTGCAAAGCAAATCCAG AGGCAAAAGGTGAAGGAGGCAGAAGCTATATTATCTTCAGTGACCAGTGAGATTAGTGAAGAGATCAAATCAACCACAAAGAAACCTGACCACACAGACAACTGCCAACTGAATAGAGG GCAAGTACCCCAAGATGACAGCCCCTCACAAACAGTCACGGCGGATGCTACTGAGGAGACATCCTCTACCCAAATTCATCCCAATCAGACTCTGAGGCTAGAGCTGGACCCTGCCTTTGTAAAAAA AAACACAAGTTCACTGCCAGTGTTAGCTCATCAAAAGCGGAGGAGGAAGGCATCGCTGGAGCGCAGTCATGCCTGGCTCAAGAGATCTGAGCACTACCTCAGAGACTGTAATAGATGTGTCAGTAGCTT ACAGCGCCCTCTTATGCAGTGGATGTACCGTTGCCGCTGGATAATCCTTGCCATTTACCTCACTGTTCTTTGCTCGATCATTATATTAGCCATATTAGTATGGTTGATGCAAACACCCATCTTATGGATGTGA
- the LOC128018669 gene encoding endosome/lysosome-associated apoptosis and autophagy regulator 1 isoform X2: protein MRTQECQKCVAGTYSLGTGVAFDEWDTLPTGFISHGITINFGYTHTNCSNSTWIPKGDYIASNTDECTSTLSYAVSLKKPGSVSFQYFYPDNRMFFEFYVQNDQCQSTESQRRWMKISESDWDYHYVQLSSGNNVLYWRTTGFSLASNTAKPVLLKNIAISGVSYTSECFHCKPGTYSDKPGAARCIPCSANSYSNKGATACQPCEADKYSGIGSGSCLQRLPCTTTDYFYTHTPCDSSGQTQLMYKWIEPKICSESVEGAVQLPVSGEMMACPPCNPGFFSSNTSTCEPCPHGFYSNGTECSECPAGTEPVVGFEYKWWNKMPSNMRSSVFSSEYSSTERMTGWEVAGEYIYTTPSNQDSDYMMLTLTVPGYSLPHSLSEDNERVQLSRITFVFETKCTADCKLYFLAGKNEWSNIVESWSGTMGKQSYSYLIKSNNTVSFTWAFQRTGIFSMKNEYSSDYAKIYSVHLTNVIGGVASECHQCALAAVDSDSGCVPCPQGHYMLNGTGVCESCPSNTIIRPEQPIGKQACIPCGPNTYSNKGRSACMSDCTLALHHKGEMLNYDFSPLANVTGFQGIPRFTSKGLQYFQHFSVALCGTENRALASCLENVTESKRDVKGYICQSTVVPSEVRGQSVVSSQPFSIGDSLIGVTTDFKFDDISSLDGNFPVESELPDVIFYYRSRETTQACKNGRSASIRLRCDPTVTLKNHVSLPSNCSEGTCDGCSFHFLWRSEHACPLCSERNIKEIVSACIQGIQRTTYVWQQPLRCTGGVSLPPQKISACVTLDFWLKFGVSVGTVAAILLITISCYFWKRTRKLQYKYSKLMMTAGDKECELPAADSCAIMEGEDAEDDLIYLSKKSFFTKIKSFSRERTSDGFDSVPLKSSAAMEMEMN, encoded by the exons ATGAGGACTCAAGAGTGTCAGAAGTGCGTCGCAGGGACCTATTCTCTTGGGACGGGTGTTGCTTTTGACGAGTGGGACACTTTGCCCACTGGCTTTATAAGCCATGGCATTACTATTAACTTTGGATACACTCACACAAATTGCTCCAA CTCAACATGGATCCCGAAAGGTGATTATATTGCCTCTAACACAGATGAGTGCACTTCAACCCTTTCCTATGCTGTGAGTCTAAAGAAGCCTGGATCTGTGTCCTTCCAGTACTTCTATCCTGACAACCGCATGttttttgagttttat GTTCAGAATGACCAGTGTCAGTCTACAGAATCTCAACGTCGTTGGATGAAAATATCAGAAAGTGACTGGGATTATCATTAT GTACAGCTGAGTAGTGGTAACAATGTCTTGTACTGGAGAACAACAGGTTTCTCTCTGGCTTCCAACACTGCCAAACCAGTTCTACTGAAGAACATTGCCATCTCAG GTGTCTCGTATACATCTGAATGCTTTCACTGTAAGCCTGGTACCTATAGTGATAAACCAGGGGCTGCCCGCTGTATCCCATGCTCTGCTAATTCGTACTCTAATAAGGGAGCCACTGCGTGCCAACCTTGTGAAGCAGACAAATATTCAG GAATTGGATCTGGAAGCTGTCTACAGCGACTGCCCTGCACAACAACGGATTACTTCTATACTCACACACCATGTGACTCCAGTGGTCAG aCGCAACTGATGTATAAGTGGATCGAGCCAAAAATCTGCAGTGAGTCTGTGGAGGGGGCAGTGCAGCTTCCGGTCTCAGGGGAGATGATGGCCTGCCCTCCATGCAATCCAGGATTCTTCTCCagcaacacctccacctgtgAACCCTGCCCACATGGCTTCTATTCCAATGGGACAG AATGTTCAGAGTGTCCTGCTGGAACAGAACCAGTCGTGGGTTTTGAATATAAATGGTGGAACAAAATGCCCAGCAATATGAGGAGCTCAGTCTTCAGTTCAGAATACAGCAGCACTGAAAGGATGACAG GCTGGGAGGTTGCGGGTGAGTACATCTACACCACACCAAGCAATCAGGACTCTGACTACATGATGCTGACGCTCACAGTACCTGGATACAG CCTGCCTCATTCCCTGAGTGAAGACAATGAGAGAGTTCAGCTTTCCAGAATAACATTTGTGTTTGAAACAAAGTGTACAGCCGATTGTAAACTGTATTTCCTGGCA GGGAAAAATGAATGGAGTAATATTGTGGAGAGTTGGTCTGGTACTATGGGGAAGCAATCCTACTCTTATCTTATTAAAAGCAACAACACTGTTAGTTTCACCTGGGCTTTTCAGCGCACTGGGATCTTCAGCATG aaaaatgaatacaGCTCTGACTATGCTAAGATCTACTCTGTTCACCTCACTAATGTGATTGGGGGTGTGGCTTCAGAGTGTCATCAGTGTGCTCTGGCTGCAGTCGACTCTGACTCAGGCTGCGTGCCCTGCCCTCAAGGGCACTACATGCTGAATGGCACTGGAGTGTGTGAAAGCTGTCCCTCAAATACCATCATCAGGCCCGAGCAGCCAATCGGAAAGCAAGCCTGCATACCTTGCGGACCCAATACCTACAGTAATAAA GGCCGTTCTGCATGCATGAGTGACTGTACATTAGCACTGCATCATAAAGGAGAAATGCTGAATTATGATTTCTCTCCGCTGGCAAATGTCACAGGCTTCCAGGGCATCCCACGCTTCACCAGTAAAGGGCTGCAGTATTTCCAGCATTTCAGTGTGGCGCTGTGTGGGACAGAA AACAGGGCTCTTGCATCCTGTTTGGAAAATGTGACTGAAAGCAAGAGGGATGTAAAAGGCTACATCTGTCAGTCTACTGTAGTGCCTTCTGAAGTCAGGGGTCAGAGTGTTGTGTCCTCCCAGCCCTTCAGTATTGGAGATAGTTTAATCG GAGTGACTACTGACTTTAAATTTGATGACATCTCATCATTGGATGGCAACTTTCCTGTTGAATCAGAGTTGCCTGATGTCATATTCTACTACAG ATCTAGAGAAACTACACAAGCATGTAAAAATGGAAGATCTGCCTCCATTAGGCTCCGATGTGATCCCACTGTAACACTGAAGAACCACGTTTCGCTTCCAAG TAACTGCTCTGAGGGCACCTGTGATGGCTGCTCCTTCCATTTCCTGTGGCGCTCCGAGCATGCCTGTCCTCTCTGCTCTGAGAGGAACATTAAGGAGATAGTGAGCGCTTGTATCCAAGGAATTCAG AGGACTACTTATGTGTGGCAGCAACCTCTGAGGTGTACAGGTGGGGTGTCACTGCCTCCTCAAAAGATCAGTGCCTGTGTGACACTAGACTTCTGGCTGAAGTTTGGTGTCTCTGTCGGAACTGTTGCCGCAATATTGCTCATTACCATCAGCTGCTACTTCTGGAAAAGGACACGCAA GCTGCAGTATAAGTACTCAAAGCTAATGATGACTGCAGGAGATAAGGAGTGTGAACTTCCAGCTGCAGATAGCTGTGCCATCATGGAAGGAGAAGATGCAGAGGATGACCTCATCTACCTCTCCAAGAAGTCTTTCTTCACTAAGATCAAGTCATTTTCCAGGGAG AGAACGTCAGATGGCTTTGATTCTGTTCCCCTAAAATCATCAGCTGCAATGGAGATGGAGATGAACTAG